A region from the Plasmodium chabaudi chabaudi strain AS genome assembly, chromosome: 2 genome encodes:
- a CDS encoding fam-a protein, producing the protein MNNGYVKIIFFVLILFVYVNDKVLTTEYVAGNSAPPEQTRAKEGRANTSLFETDQSEESSFETDQSEESLFKTDPPEESLPEITLPKETRRKRVRYTKTRPQNIPSESSSSETHLFITPRRQKPRSKRTRYKATLSKTPSSKTILPEIAIPETAIPEIAIPETVSPETALPETVSPETVLPQAVSPETVLPETVPPETALPQAVLTNAPSSHIAYTPASFKLDKIYKKIKNLLCTNPAETKKAIEVMDEAVQFLKYYATTKAGYKYHSTSNDGVDVYYRNNGNNAYVEKCKIKISNSNRYDDIIYMLWDPNGPRKFDPNFINGKAVRSYNRNLFMVLKLYKNATLSSERYFYALAKKVHISEDTTIIVMSSGNINDHNSFNIKTFKNKIVESMNSFKTSVDLDDDIKNRYYKKTFAHLSGYLIKKKDDHVDVTFVNSMDFNPLIPLNWVVKNANIEAMKSIIYLKHYFNN; encoded by the exons aTGAATAATGGATAcgttaaaataattttttttgttttaattttgttcgTATATGTGAACGATAAAGTCCTTACAACCGAATATGTAGCAGGAAACTCGGCCCCACCCGAACAGACTCGAGCCAAAGAAGGCCGAGCCAATACAAGTCTATTCGAAACAGATCAATCAGAAGAATCATCATTCGAAACAGATCAATCAGAAGAATCATTATTCAAAACAGATCCACCAGAAGAATCATTACCCGAAATAACTCTACCCAAAGAGACTCGACGCAAAAGAGTTCGATACACAAAAACTCGGCCCCAAAATATTCCATCAGAATCATCATCATCCGAAACGCATTTATTCATAACACCGCGACGCCAAAAGCCTCGATCTAAAAGGACTCGATATAAAGCTACTTTATCCAAAACACCATCATCTAAAACAATTCTACCTGAAATAGCTATACCTGAAACAGCTATACCTGAAATAGCTATACCTGAAACAGTTTCACCTGAAACAGCTCTACCTGAAACAGTTTCACCTGAAACAGTTTTACCCCAAGCCGTTTCACCTGAAACAGTTTTACCTGAAACCGTTCCACCTGAAACAGCTTTACCCCAAGCCGTTTTAACTAATGCTCCTTCATCTCATATTGC ataTACTCCCGcttcatttaaattagataaaatatataaaaaaataaagaatctATTATGCACAAACCCAGcagaaacaaaaaaagcaaTAGAAGTTATGGACGAAGCTGTACagtttttaaaatactACGCTACAACTAAAGCCGGCTACAAATATCATTCCACGAGTAATGACGGCGTAGATGTATATTATAGGAATAATGGAAACAATGCCTATGTtgaaaaatgcaaaataaaaatttctaATTCCAATAGG tatgatgatataatatacatgcTATGGGATCCCAATGGTCCTCGAAAATTCGATCcgaattttattaatg gaaAAGCTGTCCGTTCATACAATAGAAATTTGTTCATGGTACTAAAGCTTTACAAAAATGCGACGTTATCATCCGaaagatatttttatgctttAGCTAAAAAAGTTCAC aTATCAGAAGATACAACTATAATTGTCATGTCTTCaggaaatataaatgatcaCAATTCGTTCAATATAAAAAcctttaaaaacaaaattgtaGAAAGTATGAACTCATTTAAAACAAGTGTTGATCTCGACgatgatattaaaaatagataCTATAAAAAGACGTTTGCTCACTTATCTGGATAcctcattaaaa
- a CDS encoding fam-a protein — MNKFYIQIVLFLLSISIYVNNKTLATEPDPGENTKPEPEYCCVTPEEIYEQNKHLLCTNPEETINAEKLMNEAVTHLENHINDKDSYEICKWKARKDTTCRKKRLEGNTIVQRVNFQYFHSNKVSINEQYNYNEIINMLWDPDLANNFNNGSVKRKIERVYNPNLIMIQQRYKSWFGGREKYFYALAAKFDISKDKAIIVMTSANIIDHHPSKKEYKNKIIENANLFTTEIDSEEDIRKGKLEKIFVNIAGYLIEKKGLCVNITHLESIDGHISKGQELIIEKSLNKFFHYKNI; from the exons atgaataaattttatattcaaattgttttatttcttttaagcATCTCCATATAtgtgaataataaaacccTTGCAACTGAGCCGGATCCAGGAGAAAATACAAAACCCGAACCCGAATATTGTTGCGTTAC TCCagaagaaatatatgaacaaaacAAGCACCTATTATGTACCAACCCAGAAGAAACTATCAATGCGGAGAAACTTATGAACGAAGCTGTAACACATTTAGAAAATCATATTAATGATAAAGATAGTTatgaaatatgtaaatGGAAAGCACGTAAGGATACTACTTGTCGGAAAAAAAGGCTTGAAGGAAATACAATTGTTCAAAGAGttaattttcaatattttcatagCAATAAGGTATCAATTAATGAACAATATAAC tataatgaaataataaacatgcTATGGGATCCTGATCTTGCAAATAATTTCAATAATGGCTCTGTTAAAA gaaAAATTGAGCGTGTATACAAtccaaatttaataatgatacAACAACGTTACAAAAGTTGGTTTGGGGGTCGtgagaaatatttttatgctttAGCTGCAAAGTTTGAT aTATCAAAAGACAAAGCTATAATTGTCATGACCTCAGCAAATATAATTGATCACCACCCTTCCAagaaagaatataaaaacaaaataatagaaaacGCAAATTTATTCACAACAGAAATTGATTCTGAAGAAGATAttagaaaaggaaaattagAGAAAATTTTTGTTAACATAGCTGGATAccttattgaaaaaaaaggtcTTTGTGTTAATATCACCCATCTCGAATCT aTTGATGGTCATATTTCCAAGGGTCAAGAATtaattattgaaaaatctttaaataaattttttcattataaaaatatataa